A stretch of candidate division KSB1 bacterium DNA encodes these proteins:
- the hisF gene encoding imidazole glycerol phosphate synthase subunit HisF, producing MLKNRLIPVLLLRNGIIVQSRGFKRYQPLGNPVAMVRRLNVWTADELIYLDISPDAVYDTGRDDHGDGNRSSLLDIIRDISDACFMPLTFGGRIRSIDDMRQYLAAGADKVTINTQAIANPEFISEGAKVFGAQCIVVSIDVKINDNGDYEVYTERGRVPTNLDPVKWAKEAEERGAGEIFLNSVDRDGTGKGYDLNLIKKVTDSVSIPMIACGGVGEWAHFAEGLEKGGASAVAAANIFNYTEQSVYNAKKYLYENGFSVRKPALIDDTLRDRSSAKNPLLALR from the coding sequence ATGCTAAAAAACCGTCTGATACCTGTTCTCTTACTTCGCAACGGCATCATTGTGCAAAGTCGGGGATTTAAACGATACCAGCCTTTGGGCAATCCGGTTGCTATGGTCAGGCGCCTCAATGTCTGGACAGCGGATGAGCTGATTTATCTCGATATCAGCCCCGACGCCGTTTACGACACTGGCCGGGATGATCATGGTGATGGCAATCGCAGTTCATTGCTCGACATTATTCGCGACATCTCCGATGCCTGTTTTATGCCGCTTACTTTCGGCGGTCGTATACGCAGCATCGACGACATGCGGCAATATCTCGCCGCTGGAGCAGACAAAGTGACCATCAACACTCAGGCCATCGCGAATCCGGAATTTATTTCGGAAGGTGCAAAAGTGTTTGGAGCGCAATGTATTGTGGTATCGATCGATGTCAAGATCAACGACAACGGCGATTACGAAGTCTACACCGAACGCGGGCGTGTGCCTACCAATTTGGATCCGGTAAAATGGGCGAAAGAAGCTGAAGAGCGCGGTGCTGGCGAGATCTTCTTAAACTCGGTGGACAGGGATGGTACGGGTAAAGGCTACGATCTCAATTTGATCAAAAAAGTAACCGATAGCGTCTCCATCCCGATGATCGCTTGCGGTGGCGTCGGTGAATGGGCACACTTTGCCGAAGGGTTGGAAAAGGGTGGCGCTTCGGCAGTTGCTGCGGCAAATATTTTCAATTATACCGAACAAAGCGTTTACAACGCAAAAAAATATTTGTATGAAAACGGATTTAGCGTGAGGAAACCGGCATTAATTGACGATACTCTAAGGGATCGGTCTAGTGCTAAAAACCCGTTATTGGCACTTCGTTAA